The proteins below come from a single Nitrospiraceae bacterium genomic window:
- a CDS encoding serine hydrolase: MDQTDPIVRLLLEGIHSQVFPGAVLFVRHQGYIRMHYAVGLTSGLPDAYPVQLQTIYDLASLTKPLATASAILLLAQDGHLDLATSIDTWLPETKNFPLGRVRLKDVLSHQSGLPAWRPFYRSFPPALPSDVPSRQERAKAFLELILKEPIESAAPPKSLYSDLGYMVLGFIVERITNQSLDDFCRSRIYGPLHASPLGYRGPNVPPTLDSSIGGCAPTEPDPWRGRLLQGEVHDENAFALGGIAGHAGLFGTAEAVGQVTQAWLKSYKGNSGVFDSHLVKQFVAAQPGTSWALGWDTPSRPSSSGQWFSPESFGHLGFTGTSIWIDPTRELEVIFLSNRVHPTRDNQAIKTFRPKLHDAIIQELSGHG; this comes from the coding sequence GTGGATCAGACCGATCCCATAGTGCGTCTCCTCCTTGAAGGAATTCACTCGCAGGTGTTTCCGGGTGCGGTTTTGTTCGTTCGGCACCAGGGCTATATTCGAATGCATTATGCTGTGGGTCTTACCTCGGGACTTCCGGATGCCTATCCTGTCCAACTTCAGACCATCTACGATCTCGCTTCCCTCACCAAGCCTCTGGCAACCGCATCAGCTATCCTGCTCCTGGCGCAGGATGGACATCTGGATCTAGCAACGTCCATCGACACGTGGCTCCCTGAAACGAAAAATTTTCCATTAGGCCGGGTGCGTCTTAAGGACGTGCTCTCTCATCAAAGCGGCCTTCCAGCCTGGCGTCCGTTTTACCGGTCTTTCCCTCCTGCTCTCCCCTCAGATGTCCCATCCCGTCAGGAACGAGCCAAAGCCTTTCTGGAGTTAATCCTCAAGGAACCGATAGAATCGGCGGCACCCCCCAAAAGCCTCTACAGTGATTTGGGCTATATGGTGCTCGGGTTTATCGTGGAACGGATTACCAATCAATCATTGGACGATTTTTGTCGGAGTCGGATCTATGGGCCCCTACATGCGAGCCCACTCGGCTATCGAGGGCCGAATGTGCCTCCCACATTGGATTCATCGATTGGCGGGTGCGCACCCACTGAACCGGACCCATGGCGTGGGCGTCTTTTGCAGGGTGAGGTGCATGATGAAAATGCATTTGCGCTGGGAGGCATTGCCGGGCACGCAGGACTCTTTGGAACAGCCGAGGCCGTAGGGCAGGTCACCCAAGCCTGGCTGAAAAGTTATAAAGGAAACTCCGGTGTATTTGATTCTCACCTGGTCAAACAGTTTGTGGCGGCACAGCCTGGAACCAGTTGGGCCTTAGGCTGGGATACGCCTTCCCGACCCTCCTCCTCCGGCCAGTGGTTTTCGCCGGAATCATTCGGGCACCTGGGATTTACCGGCACGAGTATCTGGATAGACCCGACTCGTGAATTGGAGGTTATTTTTCTTTCTAATCGAGTCCACCCAACTCGGGACAATCAAGCCATCAAAACCTTTCGTCCCAAATTGCATGATGCGATTATCCAAGAACTTTCAGGGCATGGCTAA
- a CDS encoding DivIVA domain-containing protein, whose protein sequence is MKITPLDIQHKVFDTQWRGYHKTQVDQFLEEIAESVEELTKDNLVLKEKLSGKDDEVGQLKRAETTLTSTLISTQSFVDQLKHGAQRDADLLVKEAELKAEEILAQSRAELAEMRRMISTLKQQRALVLDRLRLTLSSFHRLVEIEERPDDAFEGEGEPEMSAERASHREAG, encoded by the coding sequence ATGAAAATTACACCGTTGGACATTCAGCATAAAGTCTTTGATACCCAATGGCGAGGCTATCACAAGACGCAGGTGGACCAATTTTTGGAAGAAATCGCCGAGTCGGTGGAGGAACTGACCAAGGACAACCTGGTGCTCAAAGAGAAATTGTCGGGGAAAGATGATGAAGTGGGGCAACTCAAACGAGCGGAAACCACGCTGACCAGTACACTTATTTCAACCCAATCCTTTGTGGACCAACTCAAGCATGGGGCCCAACGGGATGCGGATCTTTTGGTGAAAGAAGCGGAGTTGAAAGCCGAAGAAATACTGGCGCAAAGTCGGGCCGAACTGGCCGAAATGCGTCGAATGATCTCGACACTCAAGCAACAGCGGGCGCTGGTATTGGATCGCTTACGGTTGACGCTGAGTTCCTTCCATCGGTTAGTAGAAATTGAAGAGCGACCAGACGACGCGTTTGAAGGGGAAGGTGAGCCGGAAATGAGTGCAGAGCGTGCCTCCCATCGGGAAGCAGGCTAG
- a CDS encoding YggT family protein — MFIAGNVLQAIATILDTILWIYMWVIIIRALISWVNPDPWNPIVQFLERVTEPVLSQIRRRVGMLGLGIDLSPIIAILIIMFFQIAVVASLKDLAIRMH, encoded by the coding sequence ATGTTTATTGCGGGTAACGTTCTACAGGCGATTGCGACCATCCTGGATACGATTTTATGGATCTATATGTGGGTTATCATTATTCGGGCCTTGATATCCTGGGTGAACCCTGATCCCTGGAATCCTATTGTTCAGTTTTTAGAAAGAGTAACGGAGCCGGTCCTTTCTCAAATCCGGCGTCGGGTTGGCATGCTAGGATTGGGAATTGATTTATCTCCGATCATTGCTATCCTTATTATTATGTTTTTCCAGATTGCCGTGGTAGCATCTTTGAAGGATCTTGCAATCAGAATGCACTAG
- a CDS encoding YggS family pyridoxal phosphate-dependent enzyme: MFLLKDGDVSNSITHRIQIIQENIRQAAIRVGRDPSGIRLVAATKTVPAVDLEEAYRAGVQIFGENRLQEAQEKRQILGPREDLVWHFIGRMQRRKLKDLVGNFSMLHSVESLEQAESINALAGKLGIQQAVLLEVNVGGEASKGGFISQEVEAGIEQLDRLPHLEIQGLMTLPPWKENPEDVRPYFTQVCRLRDGLARQTWRRVRMTELSMGMSHDYEIAIEEGATMVRIGTAIFGSRGKAVSPGTLE; encoded by the coding sequence GTGTTCTTGTTGAAGGATGGCGACGTTTCCAACTCCATTACCCATAGGATTCAAATCATCCAGGAGAACATCCGGCAGGCTGCCATTCGTGTCGGGCGGGATCCTTCCGGTATTCGGTTGGTGGCGGCGACCAAAACCGTCCCCGCTGTCGATTTAGAAGAAGCCTATAGAGCGGGCGTGCAAATATTTGGAGAAAACCGGCTTCAGGAGGCTCAGGAGAAGCGTCAGATTCTGGGGCCACGAGAAGACTTAGTCTGGCACTTCATTGGTCGGATGCAACGTCGGAAACTCAAGGACCTTGTCGGGAATTTTTCGATGCTGCATTCTGTGGAAAGTCTGGAGCAGGCCGAGAGCATTAATGCTTTGGCCGGGAAACTTGGGATTCAACAAGCCGTGTTACTCGAAGTGAATGTCGGGGGGGAAGCCAGCAAGGGAGGATTCATCTCACAGGAGGTGGAAGCCGGGATAGAGCAACTCGACCGGCTCCCTCACCTCGAGATCCAGGGGCTCATGACGCTTCCGCCGTGGAAGGAAAATCCTGAAGACGTTCGTCCCTATTTTACGCAAGTTTGTCGATTGCGAGATGGGCTGGCTCGACAGACATGGCGTCGTGTACGGATGACCGAATTGTCCATGGGCATGTCTCATGACTACGAGATCGCGATAGAAGAAGGGGCGACGATGGTTCGGATCGGAACGGCTATTTTTGGAAGTCGAGGGAAAGCCGTCAGTCCCGGCACCCTGGAATGA
- the pgeF gene encoding peptidoglycan editing factor PgeF, producing the protein MNMEKGSFPKGSGVSDDGLTSDMIPVRHFFGTRSTPVGLATHIELGHIASGPRDFPAVVALKQIHSTRVVVIHTHRGLGTLEQTEGDALVTNQPETLVVVRTADCVPVLLVEKARGVVGAIHAGWRGAVGGIVAETIRSCVNEFGAKPEHMHLAIGPSIGPCCYEVDEQVINPLRSKYPAWPGVLQETHEGKGVLDLKQLIYHQIRAGGVPDSQIGRVDHCTRCRDDLFYSYRREGQVNGTMYSGIILPAA; encoded by the coding sequence ATGAACATGGAGAAAGGTTCCTTCCCAAAGGGGTCCGGAGTGTCTGATGACGGATTGACGAGTGATATGATCCCCGTGCGGCATTTCTTCGGGACCCGGAGTACGCCGGTAGGATTAGCCACCCATATAGAACTCGGGCACATTGCGAGTGGGCCGCGGGATTTTCCTGCTGTCGTCGCGCTCAAGCAAATCCATAGTACCCGGGTGGTCGTCATCCACACCCATAGAGGGCTAGGAACATTAGAGCAGACCGAGGGTGACGCCTTGGTTACCAATCAGCCTGAGACCCTCGTGGTTGTGCGCACGGCGGATTGTGTCCCGGTGCTGCTTGTCGAGAAAGCCAGGGGAGTGGTTGGGGCCATTCACGCCGGATGGCGCGGCGCCGTGGGCGGCATCGTGGCAGAAACCATTCGGTCTTGTGTGAATGAATTTGGAGCAAAACCGGAGCACATGCATCTGGCGATCGGTCCCTCTATCGGACCGTGTTGTTACGAAGTCGATGAACAGGTCATCAACCCGTTGCGAAGCAAGTACCCAGCATGGCCCGGGGTGCTTCAAGAAACCCACGAAGGGAAAGGGGTCTTAGACCTTAAACAACTGATCTATCACCAGATCCGCGCCGGTGGCGTTCCTGACTCTCAGATTGGACGGGTGGACCATTGCACCCGTTGTCGGGACGATCTCTTTTATTCCTACAGGCGGGAGGGGCAGGTGAATGGGACTATGTATAGTGGAATTATCCTGCCTGCTGCCTAA
- the ftsZ gene encoding cell division protein FtsZ: MFSLSDEEQSVINIKVVGVGGAGCNAVNTMIEAGLSRVEFVVANTDLQALGRSLASYKIQLGPERTRGLGAGAKPEVGKESAMESEHQIREALEGSDMVFVTAGMGGGTGTGGAPVAAKIAKELGILTVGVVTKPFQYEGNRRTSFAEEGIRELKKYVDSLLIIPNQKLLGMVDKSTPLVEAFKIADDVLRQAIQGISDVITTPGLVNVDFADVRTVMGYSGRAVMGMGTGRGPTRASDAARLAIASPLLEDGSVEGARGLLLNITGGPNLTLHEVNEASNIAREAADPQANIIVGQVINPELGDELTVTVIATGFEQTESVMRFSNAHQPTLVVEPVKKPALVAVPAENGASNGSEDLDRPTYMRRQATARPVPEKTSLLVDDDWDVPTFLRRKAEN; the protein is encoded by the coding sequence ATGTTTTCACTGTCTGATGAGGAGCAATCGGTTATTAACATCAAAGTGGTCGGTGTCGGAGGTGCCGGGTGCAACGCCGTGAATACGATGATTGAAGCCGGCTTAAGCCGGGTAGAATTTGTCGTGGCCAATACCGATTTGCAAGCCCTGGGCCGCTCGCTCGCGTCGTACAAAATCCAATTGGGTCCGGAGCGGACGCGGGGCCTGGGGGCAGGAGCCAAGCCGGAGGTGGGAAAAGAATCGGCAATGGAAAGTGAACACCAGATCCGTGAAGCCCTGGAAGGATCGGATATGGTCTTTGTCACGGCAGGTATGGGTGGTGGAACGGGCACGGGCGGTGCTCCCGTTGCCGCAAAAATTGCCAAAGAGTTGGGCATTCTCACGGTCGGGGTAGTGACCAAACCCTTCCAATATGAGGGGAACCGGCGGACCAGCTTTGCCGAAGAAGGGATCCGTGAATTGAAAAAATATGTGGATTCCCTCTTGATCATTCCCAACCAGAAACTCCTGGGAATGGTCGATAAAAGTACCCCGCTTGTGGAGGCGTTTAAGATTGCGGATGATGTGTTGCGTCAGGCCATTCAAGGCATTTCTGATGTTATTACCACTCCGGGTTTGGTCAATGTGGATTTCGCCGATGTGCGAACCGTCATGGGCTATTCCGGGCGTGCGGTGATGGGGATGGGAACGGGTCGGGGTCCGACGCGAGCCAGCGATGCCGCCAGACTAGCCATTGCCAGCCCCTTGCTGGAAGATGGAAGCGTGGAAGGGGCAAGAGGGTTGTTGTTGAATATTACAGGGGGCCCCAATCTCACGTTGCATGAAGTCAACGAAGCGTCCAATATTGCCAGGGAAGCGGCAGATCCTCAAGCCAATATCATCGTAGGTCAGGTCATTAATCCCGAGCTAGGGGATGAATTGACCGTGACGGTCATTGCCACAGGATTCGAACAGACCGAGTCGGTCATGCGGTTTTCCAATGCGCATCAACCGACTCTTGTTGTGGAGCCTGTTAAAAAACCCGCATTGGTGGCCGTGCCTGCGGAAAATGGGGCTAGCAACGGTTCTGAGGATCTCGACCGACCCACCTATATGCGACGACAGGCGACTGCCAGGCCGGTTCCTGAAAAGACCAGTCTGCTGGTGGATGATGATTGGGATGTGCCGACTTTTTTACGGAGGAAAGCGGAGAACTAA
- the ftsA gene encoding cell division protein FtsA yields the protein MTKKEHIVVGLDIGTTKICAVVGEIQDDRSIHVIGVGSHRSNGLRKGMVVNMDSTVESIKRAVEEAELMSAVQINSVYTGIAGSHIGSESAQGVVALKKREVTKADVRRAVDTARACAVPAPDRQILHVLPREFIVDDQEGIRDPLGIAGSRLEVDVHIVTGAVTSAQNLIRCVSRAGLDVVDIVLQPLASSAAVLTHEEKDLGVVMVDIGGGTTDIAIFVEGCIRHSAVLPIGGSHLTGDLAMGLKTAPEEAEKIKLKYGVASSLLVNEDEGIEVPSVGGRPPRVMPRALVAEILSPRVEEMFELVLREIRRAGYDGMLVAGGVLTGGTSLLPGMAEVAEHVLNLSVRLGRPIGVEGLREIVSNPSYSTAVGLIVHSVSHENEFELVGPGAGKGKKSGRWAGGLVGKMKGWIMNFF from the coding sequence ATGACCAAAAAAGAACACATTGTCGTGGGACTGGATATCGGGACAACAAAAATTTGTGCGGTGGTCGGGGAAATCCAGGATGATCGCTCTATTCATGTGATCGGGGTGGGCTCACATCGTTCGAACGGGTTGAGAAAAGGCATGGTCGTCAACATGGACAGTACGGTGGAGTCCATCAAGCGGGCCGTGGAGGAAGCAGAATTGATGTCGGCGGTTCAAATCAATTCGGTATATACGGGGATTGCGGGGAGCCATATCGGGAGTGAAAGTGCGCAAGGGGTGGTGGCCTTAAAAAAACGAGAAGTGACCAAGGCGGATGTCCGTCGGGCCGTTGATACCGCACGCGCCTGTGCCGTGCCGGCTCCGGACCGCCAAATTCTTCATGTGCTTCCTCGGGAATTTATCGTGGATGATCAGGAAGGAATTCGGGATCCATTAGGCATTGCGGGATCACGGTTGGAAGTCGATGTGCATATTGTGACGGGAGCGGTCACCTCGGCACAAAACCTTATCCGGTGTGTCAGCCGGGCGGGATTGGATGTCGTCGATATTGTTTTACAGCCGTTAGCCTCCAGCGCGGCTGTGCTGACCCATGAGGAAAAAGACCTGGGGGTTGTGATGGTGGATATCGGGGGAGGCACCACCGATATCGCGATCTTTGTCGAGGGATGTATCCGGCACTCGGCAGTTCTTCCCATCGGAGGGAGCCATCTCACCGGGGATCTGGCCATGGGATTGAAAACCGCACCGGAGGAGGCGGAGAAAATTAAACTGAAATATGGGGTGGCCAGTAGTCTCTTGGTGAATGAGGACGAAGGCATTGAAGTGCCGAGTGTCGGAGGACGACCGCCCCGGGTGATGCCTCGAGCATTGGTCGCGGAAATTCTTTCCCCACGGGTGGAGGAAATGTTCGAGCTCGTGCTTCGTGAAATCCGTCGTGCCGGATATGACGGCATGCTGGTGGCTGGAGGCGTGTTGACGGGAGGAACCTCCTTACTCCCTGGCATGGCCGAGGTGGCGGAACACGTGCTGAATCTGTCGGTGCGTTTAGGGAGGCCGATCGGAGTGGAAGGTTTACGGGAAATAGTCAGTAACCCAAGCTACTCGACGGCTGTGGGACTCATCGTCCATTCGGTGAGTCACGAAAATGAGTTTGAACTAGTGGGACCGGGAGCCGGCAAAGGCAAAAAATCCGGGCGGTGGGCCGGTGGTCTGGTCGGGAAAATGAAGGGATGGATCATGAACTTTTTTTAA
- a CDS encoding FtsQ-type POTRA domain-containing protein, protein MISGESLNTKRPRKNRPLKKTVGSGKAKSSSTALRVRRVVIGGVLACLIVVVAVGGRQVMRWADEWTEIQQITVVGLDRVTRDEVLAKLDLAPQTSLFSVDSELLATRLESHPWIGSVAFERVLPHSLVIQVTERQPAAVFGSPTEPYYLDAEGYLLPKGKVQAGTTLPIVDGVTSAFMTQHQAEGHRRAKQGIYIAALLSQQFSGRPRIDVSQPHTTIVDLPNVRFQFGREVEDQWQRFLVLYPTVKDKIEGRSQEVDLRFAQKVIFRKRTL, encoded by the coding sequence ATGATATCGGGAGAATCCCTAAACACGAAACGGCCCCGAAAAAACCGGCCCCTTAAAAAAACCGTAGGATCGGGGAAAGCCAAGTCGTCATCGACAGCCTTGCGGGTCCGGCGCGTTGTGATCGGAGGTGTCCTGGCCTGTCTTATCGTGGTGGTTGCGGTGGGCGGACGTCAGGTGATGCGGTGGGCGGATGAGTGGACGGAAATCCAACAGATCACGGTTGTGGGTCTGGATCGAGTCACGCGAGATGAAGTTCTGGCGAAGCTGGACTTGGCGCCGCAGACCAGTTTGTTCTCTGTGGATTCAGAGCTGCTCGCGACCAGGTTGGAATCGCATCCTTGGATTGGGTCGGTCGCCTTTGAGCGGGTGTTACCCCATTCACTGGTGATCCAGGTGACTGAGCGTCAGCCGGCGGCGGTCTTTGGATCACCAACCGAACCCTATTATCTGGATGCAGAAGGGTATCTGTTGCCGAAAGGAAAGGTCCAGGCAGGGACGACATTGCCCATTGTTGATGGGGTGACCTCCGCATTTATGACACAGCATCAAGCCGAAGGTCATCGACGCGCCAAGCAGGGCATTTACATTGCTGCGTTGCTGTCCCAGCAGTTTTCGGGCAGACCTCGGATTGATGTGTCTCAACCTCATACAACGATCGTGGATCTCCCCAATGTCCGGTTTCAATTCGGGCGTGAGGTGGAGGACCAGTGGCAACGATTTTTGGTGTTGTATCCCACCGTGAAGGATAAAATTGAAGGTCGGTCGCAAGAAGTGGATTTGCGATTTGCTCAAAAAGTCATTTTTCGCAAGAGGACACTATAG
- a CDS encoding D-alanine--D-alanine ligase, whose translation MMTQKSLRIGVLMGGSSAEREISLKTGRSICDALKRRGYTVIPIEVDDTLPHQIRAKKISVAFLALHGPGGEDGTVQGMLEVMKMPYTGSGVTASAVCMNKGLTRVVLEAAKVPVPPGMTVSGKMIPVRPPPGLGLPVVVKPCAEGSTFGVSIVRKPSQWKEALQEAYRYGEQAVVEKYIPGREVAVGVFGNEVLPGVEIIVPGGFYDFTAKYGKAATRYVCPASLSSKLETALRDYSLRAYHALGCRGAARVDFRIHTNGRPYILELNTIPGMTERSLLPMAAAQIGWDYDDLVERILGEALPKRMISSSGKIRSTRSSAS comes from the coding sequence ATGATGACACAGAAATCTTTGCGAATCGGTGTGCTGATGGGTGGATCTTCAGCTGAGAGAGAGATTTCGCTCAAGACGGGGCGTTCAATCTGCGATGCGTTGAAACGACGGGGGTATACGGTGATCCCCATTGAAGTGGATGACACATTGCCGCATCAGATCCGGGCAAAGAAAATTTCGGTGGCCTTTCTCGCCTTGCATGGACCGGGAGGGGAAGATGGCACAGTTCAAGGGATGTTGGAAGTCATGAAGATGCCGTACACCGGATCGGGCGTGACTGCGAGTGCCGTCTGCATGAACAAGGGATTGACGCGCGTGGTCCTTGAGGCTGCCAAGGTACCGGTCCCGCCGGGTATGACCGTATCCGGGAAAATGATTCCGGTTCGTCCTCCTCCCGGCTTAGGCTTGCCTGTGGTGGTAAAGCCTTGTGCCGAGGGATCGACGTTTGGTGTCTCGATCGTTCGCAAGCCATCCCAATGGAAGGAGGCCTTGCAAGAAGCCTATCGATACGGAGAGCAGGCGGTAGTGGAAAAATATATTCCGGGTCGTGAAGTGGCGGTGGGCGTTTTTGGCAATGAGGTCCTGCCCGGTGTAGAAATCATCGTTCCCGGGGGCTTTTACGATTTTACGGCCAAATATGGAAAGGCGGCCACTCGTTATGTGTGTCCGGCTTCGCTTTCTTCAAAGCTGGAAACCGCTCTCCGTGATTACAGCCTTCGTGCCTATCACGCGTTAGGGTGTCGCGGTGCCGCTCGAGTCGATTTTCGCATTCATACCAACGGACGTCCCTATATTCTCGAATTGAACACCATTCCCGGCATGACTGAACGGAGTTTGCTTCCCATGGCAGCCGCACAGATCGGGTGGGACTATGATGATCTGGTTGAACGGATATTGGGTGAGGCTCTACCGAAAAGGATGATATCGTCATCCGGGAAAATTAGGAGCACCAGGAGTTCTGCGTCATGA
- the murB gene encoding UDP-N-acetylmuramate dehydrogenase, which translates to MKTGRLTLTAKRLQRAVQHVHGEVHWNESLAPLLSLQVGGPADVLVFPLDVEDVIRVLVGARTEGIPFVVLGGTNVVVRDKGIRGIVMQLKHLSGIHEEAGHMVYAQAGVRLPRLMQFAVGHHLSGMEWAAGIPGTVGGGVVMNAGTRLGEMQEVLHAVDLVNLRGHRVRIESSNMSFTYRKATLPKGVVVGAWVQLALSDKAQVEAKTKTYLRYRRETQPLTLPNAGSVFKNPPGDSAGRLVEAAGLKGVRIGDAEVSTKHANFIVNRGAATADQVLALIRKVRQTVAKKFGVRLQLEWKIIGES; encoded by the coding sequence ATGAAGACCGGCCGGCTGACACTGACAGCAAAACGGCTTCAACGAGCCGTGCAGCATGTGCACGGAGAAGTCCACTGGAACGAATCCCTGGCGCCTCTTCTGTCGTTGCAGGTGGGAGGCCCCGCGGATGTCCTGGTCTTTCCCCTGGACGTGGAAGACGTCATACGCGTGCTCGTGGGGGCTCGGACAGAAGGGATTCCCTTCGTGGTGTTGGGCGGGACCAATGTGGTCGTTCGCGATAAAGGGATTCGAGGCATTGTTATGCAATTGAAACACTTGTCCGGGATACATGAGGAGGCCGGTCACATGGTATATGCCCAGGCGGGTGTGCGGTTGCCCAGGTTAATGCAGTTCGCGGTGGGCCATCATCTGTCCGGAATGGAGTGGGCGGCTGGAATTCCGGGAACCGTCGGTGGAGGGGTGGTGATGAATGCCGGAACGCGGTTGGGGGAAATGCAGGAGGTCTTGCATGCCGTTGATTTGGTGAATCTTCGTGGACATCGCGTGCGAATTGAGTCTTCCAACATGTCATTTACCTATCGGAAGGCGACGCTCCCCAAAGGCGTTGTCGTTGGCGCGTGGGTCCAGTTGGCTCTCTCGGATAAAGCGCAGGTTGAAGCGAAAACCAAAACCTATCTGCGGTACCGGCGCGAGACCCAACCGTTAACCCTTCCGAATGCCGGGTCCGTGTTTAAAAACCCGCCTGGAGATTCTGCCGGACGACTCGTTGAAGCCGCAGGATTAAAGGGTGTGCGGATTGGAGACGCTGAAGTTTCGACCAAACATGCCAATTTTATTGTGAATAGAGGAGCGGCCACCGCCGACCAGGTCTTGGCCTTGATTCGAAAAGTCCGGCAAACCGTGGCGAAAAAGTTTGGGGTCCGTCTTCAGCTTGAATGGAAAATCATTGGAGAATCGTAG
- a CDS encoding UDP-N-acetylmuramate--L-alanine ligase: MFRKIQHIHLVGIGGSGMSGIAEVLLTLGYKVTGSDVGSSDTIRRLEELGGTVFIGHQESNVEGAQVVVVSSAIAGSNPEIRAARAKVIPVIPRAEMLAELMRLKYGIAIAGAHGKTTTTSMVASILAQAGLDPTFVIGGKVNAMGTHARLGRSDLLIAEADESDGSFLRLSPSIVVVTNIDREHLDHYGNMEGLQEAFLEFINKIPFYGVAIVCADDPWIRKLLPRVVKRYHTYGMSDFSGVLTSDLFATDIETKAMGVEFRAHYRDQKLGPFRIRIPGVHNVANALAAIGVALELDVPVDLIRAGLAAFAGVERRFQIRGEKNGIVVVDDYGHHPTEIRATLAAARAAWQRPLIVVFQPHRFSRTRDLADEFAKAFEQADRVYVMDIYPAGEAPIPGITGQMMADTIRASGHPSVQWLNRDTGLITKLREELREGDILLTLGAGDVWKVGTELLESL, translated from the coding sequence ATGTTTCGAAAAATTCAGCACATTCATTTGGTCGGTATCGGGGGAAGTGGAATGAGTGGCATCGCAGAGGTGCTCCTCACGCTAGGGTATAAGGTGACCGGCTCCGATGTGGGGTCGTCTGACACGATCCGACGGTTAGAGGAATTAGGGGGCACGGTGTTTATCGGGCATCAGGAATCGAACGTGGAAGGGGCACAAGTCGTGGTGGTGTCATCGGCCATAGCTGGGTCCAATCCGGAAATTCGTGCGGCCCGGGCCAAAGTGATCCCGGTCATTCCGCGAGCGGAAATGCTGGCAGAGCTGATGCGATTGAAGTATGGCATTGCCATTGCGGGCGCTCATGGAAAAACCACTACGACGTCGATGGTCGCATCGATTCTTGCGCAAGCCGGCCTCGATCCCACATTCGTGATTGGGGGCAAGGTCAATGCCATGGGGACCCATGCGCGTTTAGGGCGGAGTGATCTGCTGATCGCGGAAGCCGACGAGAGTGACGGGTCGTTTTTGCGGTTGTCGCCTTCAATCGTGGTCGTGACGAATATCGACCGTGAGCATCTCGATCATTACGGAAACATGGAAGGTCTTCAAGAGGCGTTTTTAGAATTTATCAATAAAATTCCATTCTACGGCGTGGCGATTGTGTGTGCCGATGATCCCTGGATTCGCAAGCTCCTGCCCCGGGTGGTGAAGCGATACCACACGTATGGCATGAGTGATTTTTCGGGTGTGCTGACCTCCGATTTGTTTGCGACGGATATTGAAACCAAAGCGATGGGTGTGGAATTTCGGGCGCATTACCGGGATCAAAAGCTCGGGCCTTTCCGCATTCGAATCCCTGGTGTGCATAACGTGGCCAATGCGTTAGCGGCCATCGGGGTGGCATTGGAATTGGACGTACCTGTGGATTTGATCCGGGCAGGGTTGGCCGCCTTTGCCGGAGTCGAGCGGCGGTTTCAGATTCGTGGAGAAAAAAACGGCATTGTGGTGGTGGACGACTATGGGCACCATCCAACCGAGATTCGTGCCACGCTGGCGGCTGCCCGAGCCGCGTGGCAGCGCCCGTTGATCGTGGTATTTCAACCGCATCGGTTTTCAAGAACGAGGGACCTGGCCGATGAGTTCGCCAAGGCGTTCGAACAGGCGGATCGCGTGTATGTCATGGATATCTATCCGGCGGGTGAGGCGCCGATCCCCGGGATCACCGGACAAATGATGGCCGACACCATTCGGGCGTCTGGTCATCCTTCTGTCCAATGGCTCAATCGTGACACCGGTTTGATCACCAAATTGCGTGAGGAGCTTCGTGAGGGCGATATCCTGTTGACCCTTGGCGCGGGGGATGTCTGGAAAGTCGGAACTGAATTATTGGAATCGTTGTAA